Proteins encoded together in one Cicer arietinum cultivar CDC Frontier isolate Library 1 chromosome 4, Cicar.CDCFrontier_v2.0, whole genome shotgun sequence window:
- the LOC101497524 gene encoding carotene epsilon-monooxygenase, chloroplastic-like — translation MQHCSLSPSHLSLSFLSTTPFTLPPKPYPIHRYSIKSSINKNQSTTTKQSSWVSPDWLTSLSKSLTTRKDDDSGIPLASAKLDDVSDLLGGALFLPLFKWMNEYGPIYRLAAGPRNFVVVSDPAIAKHVLKNYGKYGKGLVAEVSQFLFGSGFAIAEGPLWTARRRAVVPSLHKRYLSIMVDRVFCRCAERLVEKLQPDALNGTAVNMEDKFSQLTLDVIGLSVFNYNFDALNSDSPVIEAVYTALKEAEARSTDLLPYWKVNFLCKIIPRQIKAEKAVTVIRKTVEDLIVKCKEIVESEGERIDADEYVNDADPSILRFLLASREEVSSVQLRDDLLSMLVAGHETTGSVLTWTLYLLSKDSSSLAKAQQEVDKVLQGRRPTYEDIKNLKFLTRCIIESLRLYPHPPVLIRRALVPDELPGAYKVNAGQDIMISVYNIHRSSEVWDRAEEFLPERFELDGPVPNETNTDFRFIPFSGGPRKCVGDQFALLEATVALAVFLQNMNFELVPNQNISMTTGATIHTTNGLYMKLNRRLK, via the exons ATGCAACATTGTTCACTCTCTCCCTCTcatctttctctctctttcctCTCCACAACACCATTCACACTCCCTCCAAAACCTTATCCAATTCACCGTTACTCCATAAAATCCTCAATCAACAAAAACCAATCAACAACCACAAAACAAAGTTCATGGGTAAGCCCTGATTGGCTCACTTCATTATCCAAATCCCTAACCACACGAAAAGACGATGATTCTGGAATTCCATTAGCAAGTGCTAAACTCGATGATGTTTCTGATCTTTTGGGTGGTGCTCTTTTTCTCCCTTTGTTTAAATGGATGAATGAGTATGGTCCCATTTATCGTTTAGCTGCTGGTCCTAGAAACTTTGTGGTTGTTAGTGACCCTGCTATTGCTAAACACGTGCTTAAGAATTATGGCAAGTATGGTAAAGGTCTTGTTGCTGAGGTTTCTCAGTTTCTTTTTGGCTCTGGTTTCGCTATTGCTGAAGGTCCTCTTTGGACG GCAAGGCGCAGGGCTGTGGTTCCATCTCTTCACAAACGGTACTTGTCTATTATGGTGGATAGGGTGTTTTGTAGATGTGCTGAGAGATTAGTAGAGAAGCTACAACCTGATGCACTTAACGGAACTGCTGTTAACATGGAGGACAAGTTTTCTCAGTTGACCCTCGATGTTATTGGTTTAtctgtattcaactacaacTTTGATGCGTTGAATTCAGATAGTCCTGTTATTGAAGCTGTTTATACTGCACTGAAAGAGGCCGAGGCTCGCTCAACCGATCTTTTGCCGTATTGGAAG GTTAATTTTCTTTGTAAGATAATTCCAAGACAAATAAAGGCTGAAAAAGCTGTTACTGTTATCAGGAAAACTGTAGAAGATCTTATTGTAAAATGTAAAGAGATTGTAGAGTCCGAAGGTGAAAGAATTGATGCCGATGAATATGTGAATGACGCCGATCCTAGTATTCTCCGATTTTTGCTTGCCAGCAGAGAAGAG GTTTCTAGTGTGCAATTAAGGGATGATCTTTTATCAATGTTAGTTGCTGGTCACGAGACCACCGGATCGGTGCTGACTTGGACACTTTATCTTCTAAGTAAG GATTCTTCCTCATTGGCGAAAGCGCAACAAGAGGTTGACAAAGTTTTACAGGGAAGGCGTCCTACCTATGAAGATATTAAAAATCTTAAGTTCTTGACGCGTTGTATTATCGAGTCGCTCCGGCTCTATCCACATCCGCCG GTATTGATAAGAAGAGCTCTAGTTCCTGATGAACTTCCGGGTGCTTACAAAGTCAATGCTGGTCAAGATATTATGATTTCTGTGTACAACATACATCGTTCTTCTGAG GTTTGGGATAGGGCTGAAGAGTTTTTGCCAGAAAGATTTGAGTTGGATGGTCCAGTGCCAAACGAAACAAATACAGATTTCAG ATTCATTCCATTCAGTGGTGGGCCTCGCAAGTGTGTCGGTGATCAATTTGCTTTATTGGAAGCCACAGTTGCTCTTGCAGTGTTTCTACAGAACATGAACTTTGAGCTGGTCCCTAATCAGAATATTAGCATGACAACTGGAGCAACAATACATACAACAAAT GGCTTGTACATGAAACTGAACCGGCGGTTGAAATAG